Proteins from a single region of Starkeya sp. ORNL1:
- the ilvN gene encoding acetolactate synthase small subunit yields the protein MPPNNEPAERHTLSMLVDNEPGVLARIVGLFSGRGYNIDSLTVSEVSHESHRSRITIVTTGAPMIIEQIKSQLDRLVPVHRVIDLTVSGKALERELALIKVRGSGESRREALLIADSFRARTVDTTLESFVFEITGKPDKIDQFVSLLAPLGLVEVSRTGVAAIGRGPEGM from the coding sequence ATGCCCCCGAATAACGAACCCGCCGAACGGCACACCCTTTCAATGCTCGTCGACAACGAGCCGGGCGTTCTCGCCCGCATCGTCGGCCTGTTTTCCGGCCGCGGCTACAACATCGACAGCCTCACGGTTTCCGAGGTCAGCCACGAGTCGCATCGCTCGCGCATCACCATCGTCACCACCGGTGCGCCGATGATCATCGAGCAGATCAAGAGCCAGCTCGACCGCCTGGTGCCGGTGCATCGCGTCATCGACCTCACCGTCTCCGGCAAGGCGCTGGAGCGCGAGCTGGCGCTGATCAAGGTGCGCGGCTCCGGCGAGAGCCGGCGCGAGGCGCTGCTGATCGCCGACAGTTTCCGTGCCCGCACGGTGGACACCACGCTAGAGAGCTTCGTGTTCGAGATCACCGGCAAGCCGGACAAGATCGACCAGTTCGTCTCGCTGCTTGCCCCGCTCGGCCTCGTCGAGGTCTCGCGCACCGGCGTCGCCGCCATCGGCCGCGGCCCCGAGGGCATGTGA
- a CDS encoding acetolactate synthase 3 large subunit, with the protein MMREMTGAEMVMQALIDQGVEHMFGYPGGAVLPIYDAMFHQNQVRHVLVRHEQGAVHMAEGYARSSGKVGVVLVTSGPGATNAVTGLTDALLDSIPLVCITGQVPTHLIGSDAFQECDTVGITRPCTKHNYLVRDINDLARVLHEAFYVAQNGRPGPVVVDIPKDVQFAKGIYVGPENIQHKTYQPRLNGDPEKVRAAVELLAKAKRPILYTGGGVINSGPRASQLLREFARLAGYPVTSTLMGLGAYPASDKQWLGMLGMHGTYEANMAMHDCDVMLCVGARFDDRITGRLDAFSPGSKKIHIDIDPSSINKNVKIDVPIIGDVAHVLEDILTLWRATKAEPDRRAIASWWGQIDRWRARKSLSFQNSQDIIKPQFAVQRLYEAVKDKDVYITTEVGQHQMWAAQHFHFEEPNRWMTSGGLGTMGYGLPAAIGVQVAHPESLVIDIAGEASIQMCLQELSTALQFNLPVKIFILNNEYMGMVRQWQDLLHGGRYSHSYSESLPDFVKLAEAYGGVGLRCHRPGDLDGAIQEMLNVNRPVLFDCLVDKTENCLPMIPSGKPHNEMILPDNAEALDEAISEEGKMLV; encoded by the coding sequence ATGATGCGCGAAATGACCGGCGCCGAAATGGTGATGCAGGCCCTGATCGATCAGGGCGTCGAACACATGTTCGGCTATCCCGGCGGCGCGGTGCTGCCGATCTATGACGCGATGTTCCACCAGAACCAGGTGCGCCACGTATTGGTGCGCCACGAGCAGGGCGCGGTGCACATGGCGGAAGGCTATGCGCGCTCCTCCGGCAAGGTCGGCGTCGTGCTCGTGACCTCCGGCCCCGGCGCCACCAATGCGGTGACCGGCCTCACCGACGCGCTGCTGGACTCGATCCCGCTGGTCTGCATCACCGGCCAGGTGCCGACGCACCTGATCGGCTCGGATGCCTTCCAGGAGTGCGACACGGTCGGCATCACCCGGCCCTGCACCAAGCACAATTACCTGGTCCGCGACATCAACGACCTGGCGCGGGTGCTCCACGAGGCCTTCTATGTCGCGCAGAACGGGCGTCCCGGCCCGGTCGTCGTCGACATTCCGAAGGATGTGCAGTTCGCCAAGGGCATCTATGTCGGCCCCGAGAACATCCAGCACAAAACCTACCAGCCGCGCCTCAACGGCGATCCGGAGAAGGTGCGCGCCGCGGTCGAATTGCTGGCCAAAGCCAAGCGCCCGATCCTCTATACCGGCGGCGGCGTCATCAATTCCGGCCCGCGCGCCAGCCAGCTGCTGCGCGAGTTCGCGCGCCTCGCCGGCTATCCGGTGACCTCGACGCTGATGGGCCTCGGCGCCTATCCGGCCTCCGACAAGCAGTGGCTCGGTATGCTCGGCATGCATGGCACCTATGAGGCCAACATGGCGATGCACGACTGCGACGTCATGCTGTGCGTCGGCGCGCGCTTCGATGATCGCATCACCGGCCGCCTCGATGCGTTCTCGCCGGGCTCGAAGAAGATCCACATCGATATCGATCCGTCCTCGATCAACAAGAACGTCAAGATCGACGTGCCGATCATCGGCGATGTCGCCCATGTGCTGGAGGACATCCTCACGCTCTGGCGCGCCACCAAGGCCGAGCCGGATCGCCGCGCCATCGCCTCCTGGTGGGGCCAGATCGACCGCTGGCGCGCCCGCAAGTCGCTGTCGTTCCAGAATTCGCAGGACATCATCAAGCCGCAATTCGCGGTCCAGCGGCTTTATGAGGCGGTGAAGGACAAGGACGTCTACATCACCACCGAAGTCGGCCAGCACCAGATGTGGGCGGCGCAGCACTTCCACTTCGAGGAGCCGAACCGCTGGATGACCTCCGGCGGGCTCGGGACCATGGGCTATGGCCTGCCGGCGGCGATCGGTGTGCAGGTGGCGCATCCGGAAAGCCTTGTCATCGACATTGCCGGCGAGGCCTCGATCCAGATGTGCCTTCAGGAGCTCTCGACCGCGCTGCAGTTCAATTTGCCGGTCAAGATCTTCATCCTGAACAACGAATATATGGGCATGGTCCGGCAGTGGCAGGACCTGTTGCATGGCGGGCGCTACTCGCATTCCTATTCGGAATCGCTGCCCGATTTCGTGAAGCTGGCGGAAGCCTATGGCGGCGTCGGCCTGCGCTGCCACCGCCCCGGCGACCTCGACGGGGCGATCCAGGAAATGCTGAACGTCAACCGGCCGGTGCTGTTCGACTGCCTGGTCGACAAGACCGAGAATTGCCTGCCGATGATCCCCTCGGGCAAGCCGCACAACGAGATGATCCTGCCGGACAATGCCGAGGCGCTGGACGAGGCCATCAGCGAGGAAGGCAAGATGCTGGTGTGA